A single Lysinibacter sp. HNR DNA region contains:
- a CDS encoding transglutaminase domain-containing protein, giving the protein MRRTTRRPLTRDVLGNGAFFALTMAVAIGSLWPIYQHPRMLVTLGLALIAGSIVAIIGALARVRAWLIVVITLLLYVLLGAGVAVPHYSIWGFIPSLRGAHELLLATVLGWKRLLTIDAPVGQYEALLVPPFVLVLLGTVIGLSVMLRSSLLQAAGIIAPITVFLFGIVYGVAHVRSPIPGLLPEQWLMIQGFCGLALAVVWMLWRARRRRSRITALASSRDGAPTVSAQGVWPRIRPALAAVIVLVIGGGVAAGAVSVTAPSSPRDVLRDSVQRPFDPRDYASPLSGFRDYLSDEKISETMFTVDGFPAGERIRIATLDTYDGVLYRVGSPDSPSKTSDFTRVPFRIDQSARGGESTEVAVGIEAYTGVWVPTTGWLESISFAGTRASQLSNSFFYNAAGGTAAVTTGLRGGDSYTLRAVLTEQPSVAELAGLTPGTDSVPDTVEMPPVIGSTLRQWAGDTVRGDTVPPGEKLVSAIEKLGEGYISHGAEGEPYSRSGHGLDRIIQFLESPILLGDAEQYAVTLSLLAQEMGYPARVIFGFVPEEGSRTVRGENVSAWTEINTRERGWVTVDPTPEWREVPEESPQEPERVSNPLSVPPPPPPETDDTVVPYRPEGEDREQDGGMPTWLVVFLAVLLILGWVLLVLLVIALPFALILWAKRRRRLARERASDPLARMTGAWREAVDIAVDHGEPRPGSLTRLEYANALGNNRVRELARAVDRAVFNASVVDPEAVEDSWSAVRLLRHNWDNKLTRRQRLASLFSLRSFGLGRRVQHPKTGDASKTVMGAGEAEPDSDTLTSTG; this is encoded by the coding sequence ATGAGGCGCACTACTCGTAGGCCTCTGACCCGAGACGTTCTTGGTAACGGTGCTTTTTTTGCGCTCACCATGGCGGTGGCCATTGGTTCTCTGTGGCCGATCTACCAGCACCCGCGGATGCTGGTTACGCTCGGGCTGGCACTTATCGCCGGGTCGATCGTGGCGATAATAGGCGCGCTTGCCCGGGTAAGAGCCTGGCTGATAGTTGTCATTACGCTTCTGCTCTACGTTCTCCTGGGGGCCGGAGTGGCGGTTCCTCACTATTCCATCTGGGGTTTCATACCGAGCCTCCGGGGCGCTCACGAGCTGCTCCTGGCTACCGTGCTGGGGTGGAAACGTTTGCTCACGATTGACGCACCGGTTGGTCAATACGAGGCTCTCCTCGTACCACCGTTTGTGCTTGTGCTGTTGGGAACCGTCATTGGGCTTAGCGTAATGCTACGCTCGTCCCTGCTACAGGCAGCGGGTATCATCGCGCCGATCACGGTTTTTCTTTTTGGCATCGTCTACGGTGTGGCTCATGTGCGCTCCCCGATACCCGGACTCCTCCCCGAGCAATGGCTCATGATTCAGGGATTTTGTGGGCTTGCGCTGGCTGTTGTGTGGATGCTGTGGCGGGCGAGACGACGGCGTTCACGTATCACCGCTCTGGCCTCCTCTCGGGACGGAGCCCCCACCGTTTCTGCTCAGGGCGTGTGGCCGCGCATTCGACCCGCTCTCGCAGCTGTCATTGTGTTGGTGATTGGTGGCGGTGTTGCGGCCGGGGCGGTGAGCGTGACTGCCCCGTCGTCGCCCCGCGATGTTCTCCGAGATAGCGTTCAGAGGCCCTTTGATCCGCGCGATTATGCCAGTCCCCTCTCCGGGTTTCGTGATTATCTGAGCGACGAAAAAATCTCCGAGACCATGTTTACCGTTGACGGATTCCCGGCGGGAGAGCGCATTCGCATCGCCACCCTTGACACGTACGACGGCGTTCTCTATCGCGTGGGATCCCCGGACAGCCCCAGTAAAACGAGTGACTTTACCCGGGTGCCGTTTCGGATTGACCAGAGCGCTCGCGGTGGAGAATCGACGGAGGTCGCCGTGGGTATCGAGGCCTACACGGGGGTGTGGGTGCCAACCACCGGTTGGCTTGAGTCAATTAGTTTTGCAGGCACCAGAGCCTCACAATTGAGTAATTCGTTTTTTTATAATGCCGCGGGAGGAACCGCCGCCGTCACCACGGGTTTGCGCGGGGGCGATAGCTACACGCTTCGAGCGGTGCTCACTGAACAGCCTTCGGTGGCTGAGCTTGCTGGTCTTACCCCGGGAACAGACTCGGTGCCGGACACCGTAGAGATGCCCCCCGTTATTGGTTCTACACTGAGGCAGTGGGCCGGTGACACCGTGCGGGGTGATACCGTACCGCCGGGTGAAAAGCTTGTATCTGCGATTGAGAAGCTCGGTGAGGGGTACATTAGCCACGGTGCTGAGGGGGAACCGTATAGTCGTTCGGGTCACGGGCTTGATCGGATTATCCAGTTTTTGGAATCCCCGATACTGCTCGGCGATGCCGAGCAGTATGCCGTGACATTGTCGCTGCTTGCTCAGGAGATGGGATACCCCGCCCGGGTGATCTTTGGTTTTGTTCCGGAGGAAGGAAGCCGGACCGTTAGGGGGGAGAATGTTTCTGCCTGGACCGAAATTAACACTCGTGAGCGAGGATGGGTCACGGTTGATCCTACTCCCGAGTGGCGTGAGGTGCCCGAGGAGTCCCCTCAGGAGCCCGAGAGGGTGTCCAACCCGTTGAGCGTTCCCCCGCCACCACCTCCCGAAACCGATGACACCGTGGTGCCGTATCGTCCTGAGGGGGAAGATCGGGAGCAGGACGGCGGTATGCCTACGTGGTTGGTAGTGTTCCTTGCGGTGCTTCTGATACTCGGTTGGGTTCTTCTCGTGTTGCTGGTGATCGCTTTGCCCTTTGCTCTCATTCTGTGGGCCAAACGTCGCCGCAGGCTTGCCCGTGAGCGGGCTTCCGATCCCCTGGCACGGATGACCGGGGCTTGGCGCGAGGCAGTTGACATTGCCGTGGATCACGGTGAACCGCGCCCCGGCTCCCTCACCCGTCTCGAGTATGCAAATGCCCTGGGTAATAATCGTGTTCGCGAGCTTGCACGAGCGGTCGATCGGGCGGTGTTTAACGCCTCCGTGGTTGACCCAGAGGCGGTGGAGGACTCGTGGTCTGCGGTGCGTTTGTTGCGTCACAACTGGGATAATAAGCTGACACGCAGGCAGCGCCTTGCCTCGCTTTTTTCGCTCCGCTCTTTTGGGCTGGGACGGCGGGTGCAACATCCCAAGACGGGGGATGCGTCGAAGACGGTGATGGGGGCGGGCGAAGCTGAGCCTGATTCCGACACTCTCACCTCCACAGGGTGA
- a CDS encoding proline--tRNA ligase, whose amino-acid sequence MSTRLTNYFLKTLREDPSEAEVIGHRLLVRAGYIRRQAPGVFAWLPLGLRVKERIERIVREEMGAAGAHEVHFPGLLPREPYEVTGRWSEYGDNLFRLQDRKGADMLLAPTHEEVFTLLVKDLYSSYKDLPLSIFQIQDKYRDEARPRAGLLRGREFTMKDAYSFDYTDEGLEKSYQAQRDAYERIFKRLGLEYVIVRADAGAMGGSKSEEFLHPTPVGEDTFVRSAGGYAANVEAYTTIPPAAISYVNAAPARVLATPDTPTIQTLVDRANTDHPREDGRPWTATDTLKNVVFALIYPDGRRELVVIGVPGDREVEEKRLEVAFPSAEVVPATEEDFAAHPALVRGYIGPWSEEGAVLGEESVTGIRYLLDPRVSEGSSWVTGANREGAHVFGLIAGRDFVSDGVAQVAEVRDGDPAPDGSGPVELARGMEIGHVFQLGSKYAEALDLRVLDENGKLVTVTMGSYGIGITRILAIIAELHNDERGLIWPRAVAPFDVHVVAAGKDPAIFEVAESVVAGIEGSGYEVLFDDRPKLSPGVKFADAELIGIPLIVVVGRDASEGFVELWDRQTNERSRVAIADLPSALKAV is encoded by the coding sequence GTGTCTACCCGCCTAACAAACTATTTCCTCAAGACTCTCCGCGAAGATCCCTCAGAAGCCGAGGTGATTGGCCACCGGCTCCTGGTGCGCGCAGGTTATATTCGCAGGCAGGCCCCCGGTGTTTTTGCGTGGTTGCCGCTGGGGCTGCGGGTAAAGGAACGTATTGAGCGTATAGTTCGAGAAGAGATGGGCGCCGCGGGTGCCCACGAGGTGCACTTTCCCGGGTTGCTCCCGCGTGAACCCTATGAGGTTACCGGTCGCTGGAGCGAATACGGCGACAATCTTTTTCGTCTGCAAGACCGCAAGGGCGCGGATATGCTGCTCGCTCCCACACACGAGGAGGTATTTACCCTCCTGGTAAAAGACCTTTATTCGTCATATAAAGATCTGCCGCTGTCAATCTTCCAGATTCAGGATAAGTACCGGGACGAGGCGCGGCCGCGTGCGGGTCTGCTGCGTGGCCGCGAGTTCACGATGAAGGATGCTTACTCTTTTGACTATACGGACGAGGGCCTCGAGAAGAGCTACCAGGCGCAACGAGACGCCTACGAGCGGATCTTCAAGCGCCTGGGTCTTGAATACGTGATTGTTCGGGCGGACGCCGGGGCCATGGGCGGTTCCAAGAGTGAGGAGTTCTTGCACCCCACCCCCGTGGGCGAGGACACCTTTGTGCGCTCCGCTGGAGGGTATGCGGCCAATGTTGAGGCCTACACCACGATCCCGCCCGCCGCGATTTCCTACGTGAACGCGGCCCCGGCCCGAGTGCTTGCCACCCCAGATACCCCCACCATTCAGACTCTGGTGGACCGGGCGAATACAGACCATCCTCGCGAGGACGGTCGACCCTGGACGGCCACTGACACCCTGAAGAACGTGGTTTTTGCCCTCATTTACCCCGACGGTAGGCGAGAACTGGTGGTGATTGGTGTTCCCGGTGATCGTGAGGTAGAGGAGAAGCGGCTTGAGGTCGCTTTCCCCTCGGCCGAGGTTGTTCCCGCCACAGAAGAAGATTTTGCCGCTCACCCCGCCCTGGTTCGCGGGTACATCGGACCGTGGTCCGAGGAGGGGGCGGTGTTGGGTGAAGAATCGGTAACGGGTATCCGCTATCTTCTTGACCCGAGAGTCTCTGAGGGAAGTTCCTGGGTGACGGGGGCAAACCGCGAGGGTGCTCACGTGTTTGGCTTGATTGCCGGTCGCGACTTTGTGTCCGATGGCGTGGCGCAGGTGGCAGAGGTGCGCGACGGGGATCCCGCCCCCGACGGTTCCGGCCCGGTGGAGCTTGCTCGCGGCATGGAGATTGGCCATGTCTTCCAGCTCGGGAGCAAGTACGCCGAGGCCCTTGACCTTCGGGTGCTTGACGAGAACGGCAAGCTGGTCACGGTGACTATGGGGTCCTATGGCATCGGGATTACCCGTATCCTGGCCATTATTGCCGAACTACACAACGACGAGCGGGGGTTGATCTGGCCCCGGGCCGTGGCTCCCTTTGATGTGCACGTTGTTGCCGCGGGTAAGGATCCGGCGATTTTTGAAGTTGCCGAGAGTGTTGTTGCGGGCATTGAGGGTTCCGGTTATGAGGTTCTTTTTGATGATCGACCAAAGCTTTCACCCGGGGTGAAATTCGCCGACGCAGAACTGATAGGTATCCCCTTAATCGTTGTTGTGGGGCGTGATGCGAGCGAGGGCTTTGTGGAGCTGTGGGATCGTCAAACAAATGAGCGTTCGAGGGTGGCCATTGCGGATCTTCCTTCCGCACTCAAGGCGGTCTAG
- the nusA gene encoding transcription termination factor NusA, with the protein MEIDLTVLRMMEREKDIPFTELVQIIEQAIHTAYIKHTAEIDAVPGETPTVRVVLDQKTGHLAVLVEERDEEGNVIGEVEESTEEFSRIAAFAAKQVINQRLRDLADDAVLGEFRNKEGDIVAGVIQQGPNPRMVHIDLGTVEAILPPEEQVVGEEYSHGARIRVYVTAVTKGIKGPQVTVSRTHPGLVRKLFALEVPEISSGVVEIVSLAREAGHRTKIAVRANDPGINAKGACIGELGQRVRSVTAELNGEKIDIVDYSTDLPTFVSNALSPAKVTSSFILDAAAKQVRALVPDFQLSLAIGKEGQNARLAAKLTGAKIDIQPDSILEG; encoded by the coding sequence GTGGAAATCGATCTCACCGTTTTGCGCATGATGGAACGAGAGAAAGACATCCCTTTCACAGAATTGGTCCAGATCATTGAGCAGGCCATCCACACGGCCTACATTAAACACACGGCCGAAATCGATGCTGTTCCAGGGGAGACCCCGACGGTTCGTGTTGTACTCGATCAGAAGACGGGCCACCTGGCTGTCTTGGTGGAGGAACGCGACGAAGAGGGCAACGTTATCGGTGAGGTTGAGGAATCAACTGAGGAGTTTAGTCGTATCGCCGCTTTTGCCGCCAAGCAGGTGATCAATCAGCGCCTTCGTGATCTTGCGGACGATGCCGTTCTTGGAGAGTTCCGAAATAAAGAGGGCGATATTGTCGCCGGTGTGATTCAGCAGGGCCCCAATCCGCGTATGGTGCACATCGACCTGGGTACGGTAGAGGCTATTCTCCCGCCCGAGGAGCAGGTTGTGGGTGAGGAGTACTCTCACGGCGCGCGTATCCGGGTGTATGTTACTGCCGTGACCAAGGGAATTAAGGGTCCGCAGGTCACTGTCTCCCGAACCCATCCGGGGCTGGTACGCAAGCTATTTGCGCTTGAGGTTCCCGAAATTTCAAGCGGGGTGGTCGAGATTGTATCGCTTGCCCGAGAGGCCGGACATCGCACAAAGATTGCGGTACGAGCTAACGACCCCGGTATCAATGCAAAGGGGGCGTGTATCGGTGAGCTGGGGCAGCGGGTTCGTTCCGTCACGGCCGAGCTTAACGGTGAGAAGATCGATATTGTCGACTACTCAACCGACCTGCCCACCTTTGTCTCTAACGCCCTCTCGCCGGCTAAAGTGACAAGCTCTTTTATTCTTGATGCTGCCGCTAAGCAGGTGCGAGCCCTGGTTCCTGATTTTCAGCTCTCGCTCGCCATCGGCAAGGAAGGGCAGAACGCCCGTCTAGCCGCAAAACTTACGGGTGCCAAAATTGATATCCAACCGGATTCGATTTTAGAGGGGTAG
- a CDS encoding YlxR family protein, which produces MVPVRTCIGCRARSETNVLLRIVSVDNTLVVDEDAVLQGRGAWIHPTNACFSMAVRRKAFGRALRQSGTLDTQPLENRLNG; this is translated from the coding sequence ATGGTTCCGGTAAGAACGTGCATTGGGTGTCGTGCTCGATCCGAAACAAACGTCCTCCTAAGAATTGTCTCCGTTGATAACACTCTTGTTGTTGACGAGGACGCTGTTTTACAGGGACGCGGTGCGTGGATCCACCCCACAAATGCGTGTTTTTCAATGGCGGTGCGGCGTAAGGCTTTTGGTCGTGCGCTCCGTCAGTCGGGAACCCTCGACACACAACCACTAGAGAACAGGCTGAACGGCTAA
- the infB gene encoding translation initiation factor IF-2 — protein sequence MANPRVHEVAAEMGVDSKVALAKLKEMGEFVKGPSSSVAPPVARRLKAALEADGAGKKPEESAKPETSNAAQKPAAAKPGAAKPAAAKPGAKKPGATPGPMPVPPGSATEKSTAEQVVDEAAPEPTQARVEAPAESASSSQAPAKVEEAPGTGSSAPRPAKPGAPRPGNNPFASSQGMGTPRPGAPRPGNNPFASSQGMGAARKPNPGNIPRPVARPQSTGTPGGGRPGQGRPGGSGRPGGGGRPGGPGRPGGSNNRPGGFTAARPGVGTGAGEGAPGRTPGAGFAGRPGGGGRGRGPGGGTAGAFGRGGGRAKSRKSKRTKRQEFELREAPSLGGVSVPRGDGSTVIRLRRGASIADFADKIDTSPGNLITVLFHLGEMATATESLDEATFEILGEELGFKIQMVSPEDEDRELLEGFDIDLDAEREEEGDDVLVPRPPVVTVMGHVDHGKTRLLDAIRNADVGEGEAGGITQHIGAYQVKALHEGAERAITFIDTPGHEAFTAMRARGAQVTDIAILVVAADDGIMPQTVEALNHAQAANVPIVVAVNKIDKPEANPAKVRQQLTEYNLVAEEYGGDVIFVDVSAREGTGITTLLDAVLLTADAGLDLRANPDKDARGVAIEANLDKGRGAVATVLIQSGTLRVGDAIVAGTAFGRVRAMLNEHGETLREAGPSRPVQVQGLSTVPRAGDTFLVTEEDRTARQIAEKREAAERNALLAKARKRISLEDFTRALEDGKVESLNLILKGDVSGAVEALEEALLKIEVDDSVQLRIIHRGVGAITESDVNLATIDSAIILGFNVRPDSKARERAAREGVDVRFYSVIYNALEDIENSLKGLLKPEYEEVQSGVAEIREVFRSSKFGNIAGVLVRSGTITRNAKARVIREGVVVGDNLAIESLRRFKDDVTEVRTDFEAGIGLGKFNDIQIGDEIETIELKEKPRV from the coding sequence GTGGCAAACCCACGCGTACACGAAGTCGCCGCCGAGATGGGCGTCGATAGCAAGGTGGCACTTGCAAAACTTAAAGAGATGGGTGAGTTCGTTAAAGGACCATCCTCAAGCGTCGCACCGCCGGTAGCTCGCCGATTGAAGGCTGCCCTAGAGGCAGACGGTGCGGGCAAGAAACCCGAAGAGTCCGCAAAACCCGAGACATCGAATGCCGCACAAAAGCCTGCGGCAGCTAAGCCGGGTGCCGCTAAGCCTGCGGCCGCCAAGCCCGGTGCTAAAAAACCCGGTGCCACTCCCGGGCCGATGCCCGTCCCGCCCGGATCAGCTACTGAGAAAAGTACAGCCGAGCAGGTTGTTGATGAGGCTGCTCCCGAACCGACGCAGGCTAGGGTAGAAGCTCCCGCGGAGTCGGCATCAAGCTCCCAGGCGCCCGCAAAGGTTGAAGAAGCTCCCGGAACCGGATCAAGTGCTCCGCGCCCCGCGAAGCCGGGTGCTCCGCGCCCGGGTAATAACCCGTTTGCATCGAGCCAGGGCATGGGTACCCCCCGCCCCGGTGCTCCGCGCCCGGGTAATAATCCGTTTGCATCGAGCCAGGGCATGGGGGCGGCTCGTAAGCCCAACCCCGGCAACATTCCGCGTCCCGTTGCGCGTCCTCAGTCAACCGGCACGCCGGGTGGCGGTCGCCCGGGTCAGGGTCGTCCTGGCGGTTCGGGTCGTCCCGGTGGCGGCGGTCGTCCTGGCGGTCCGGGTCGTCCCGGTGGTTCAAACAACCGTCCCGGTGGCTTTACCGCCGCGCGTCCCGGCGTGGGAACGGGGGCTGGAGAGGGCGCTCCGGGTCGTACTCCGGGAGCAGGCTTCGCCGGTCGTCCCGGTGGCGGTGGTCGTGGTCGTGGTCCGGGCGGTGGAACCGCCGGTGCTTTTGGTCGCGGCGGCGGCCGGGCCAAGTCACGTAAGTCGAAGAGAACAAAGCGGCAAGAGTTTGAGCTGCGTGAGGCACCATCGCTCGGCGGTGTGAGTGTACCTCGTGGTGATGGCTCAACGGTTATTCGCCTTCGTCGCGGTGCTTCTATCGCAGACTTTGCCGACAAGATTGATACGAGTCCCGGCAACCTCATAACGGTGCTTTTCCACCTGGGTGAGATGGCCACCGCAACCGAGTCACTCGACGAGGCCACGTTTGAAATTCTGGGTGAGGAACTGGGCTTTAAAATCCAGATGGTCTCTCCCGAGGACGAGGATCGAGAGCTGCTTGAGGGCTTTGATATCGACCTGGATGCCGAGCGCGAAGAGGAGGGCGACGATGTTCTCGTTCCCCGTCCTCCGGTCGTCACCGTTATGGGACACGTTGACCACGGTAAAACCCGTCTTCTGGACGCTATCCGTAACGCGGATGTGGGTGAGGGCGAGGCCGGTGGCATCACCCAGCACATTGGGGCTTATCAGGTAAAAGCCCTTCACGAGGGTGCCGAGCGAGCCATCACTTTTATCGATACCCCCGGTCACGAAGCATTTACCGCTATGCGTGCCCGCGGTGCCCAGGTCACAGACATCGCGATTCTTGTCGTGGCTGCTGATGACGGCATCATGCCTCAAACGGTTGAGGCTCTGAACCACGCGCAGGCGGCTAATGTGCCGATTGTGGTGGCGGTAAACAAGATCGACAAGCCCGAGGCCAACCCGGCCAAGGTTCGTCAGCAGCTCACGGAGTACAATCTGGTTGCAGAGGAATATGGTGGGGACGTTATCTTTGTTGACGTTTCAGCTCGCGAGGGCACTGGTATCACCACCCTGCTTGATGCTGTCCTTCTGACGGCAGATGCGGGCCTTGACCTGCGTGCCAATCCCGACAAAGATGCGCGCGGCGTGGCTATCGAAGCCAATCTCGACAAGGGCCGCGGTGCTGTTGCAACCGTACTCATTCAGTCGGGAACCCTGCGCGTGGGTGATGCCATTGTTGCGGGAACCGCTTTTGGCCGCGTTCGTGCCATGCTCAATGAGCACGGAGAAACGCTGCGTGAGGCTGGACCGTCCCGTCCCGTTCAGGTGCAGGGACTCTCAACGGTTCCTCGTGCCGGTGACACCTTCCTGGTTACGGAAGAAGATCGCACCGCCCGTCAGATTGCCGAAAAGCGTGAGGCGGCGGAGCGTAACGCTCTGTTGGCCAAGGCTCGCAAGCGGATCAGTCTTGAAGACTTCACCCGTGCGCTTGAGGACGGCAAAGTTGAATCTCTTAACCTCATCCTCAAGGGTGACGTCTCGGGTGCCGTTGAGGCCCTCGAAGAGGCACTGCTTAAGATCGAGGTTGACGATTCCGTGCAGTTGCGCATCATCCACCGTGGAGTGGGAGCCATCACAGAGTCCGACGTTAACCTGGCCACGATTGACAGCGCGATCATCCTTGGATTCAACGTTCGCCCCGATAGTAAGGCCCGCGAGCGCGCGGCCCGCGAGGGTGTCGACGTGCGTTTCTACTCGGTGATCTACAATGCGCTTGAAGACATTGAGAACTCTCTTAAGGGACTCCTCAAGCCGGAGTACGAAGAGGTTCAGTCGGGTGTTGCGGAGATCCGCGAGGTGTTCCGCTCCTCCAAGTTTGGAAACATCGCCGGTGTCCTGGTGCGTTCGGGAACAATCACCCGAAACGCCAAGGCCCGTGTCATCCGTGAGGGTGTTGTGGTGGGAGACAACCTGGCCATCGAGTCGCTGCGTCGCTTTAAAGACGATGTCACCGAGGTGCGTACCGACTTTGAGGCCGGTATTGGTCTTGGAAAGTTCAACGACATCCAAATTGGTGACGAGATTGAGACGATAGAGCTCAAAGAAAAGCCTCGCGTATAG
- the rbfA gene encoding 30S ribosome-binding factor RbfA — protein MAENPRARKLAERIQQIIAKRLEKGLRDPRMGFVTITDVRVTGDLQHASVFYTVYGTDEERAGSAAALKAATGMLRTEVGRNLTTRLTPQLEFILDGIPENANHINELLRTASERDREAAQLAAQAEYAGEADPYVKPREEPVEPGDQDPGER, from the coding sequence ATGGCGGAGAACCCCAGGGCCAGAAAGCTGGCCGAACGTATTCAACAGATTATTGCCAAGCGTCTCGAAAAAGGTTTGCGTGACCCCCGCATGGGATTTGTCACGATTACCGATGTTCGGGTGACGGGCGATCTGCAGCACGCCAGCGTTTTTTACACGGTCTACGGTACCGATGAGGAGCGGGCGGGGAGTGCCGCGGCGTTGAAGGCGGCCACCGGTATGTTGCGCACCGAGGTGGGGCGCAACCTCACCACACGTCTTACTCCTCAGCTTGAGTTCATTTTGGACGGTATCCCCGAGAACGCGAACCATATTAACGAGCTTTTGCGCACGGCCTCCGAGCGTGACCGTGAGGCAGCGCAACTCGCAGCGCAGGCAGAATACGCGGGGGAAGCGGACCCGTATGTTAAGCCGCGTGAGGAGCCGGTAGAACCTGGCGACCAGGATCCGGGCGAACGGTAG
- a CDS encoding GuaB3 family IMP dehydrogenase-related protein, whose product MEIEIGRAKRARQVYGFDDVAIVPNRRTRDPEVVSTAWRIDAFHFDTPFIAAPMDSVVSPQTAIAIGQLGGLGVLNLEGLWTRYENPESVLEEIRELPADAATVRMREIYSQPINPELITARLAQIREAEVPVAGALSPHRTQELYETVVNAGVDLFVIRGNTVSAEHVSNDTKPPLNLKKFIYELDVPVIVGGAATYTSALHLMRTGAAGVLVGFGGGASSTTRATLGIHAPMATAIADVAGARRDYMDESDGRYVHVIADGGLGSSGDIVKAIACGADAVMLGTVLARAEEAPGGGWHWGQEAYHDDLPRGNRVHVGTVAPLAELLDGPANVADGSANLHGALRRSMATTGYSDLKEFQRVNLVVRPRSSP is encoded by the coding sequence ATAGAGATAGAGATTGGACGCGCAAAGCGTGCCCGCCAGGTCTACGGTTTTGATGATGTGGCGATTGTGCCCAACCGACGCACTCGTGATCCCGAGGTTGTATCAACCGCGTGGAGGATCGACGCGTTTCACTTTGACACCCCCTTTATCGCAGCCCCGATGGACTCCGTGGTGTCTCCACAAACCGCAATTGCCATCGGTCAGCTGGGTGGCCTGGGCGTCTTGAACCTTGAGGGCCTGTGGACTCGATACGAGAATCCCGAGTCTGTGCTTGAGGAGATCCGTGAGCTTCCCGCAGATGCCGCCACCGTGCGAATGCGCGAGATTTACTCGCAGCCTATTAATCCCGAACTCATAACGGCGCGTCTAGCTCAGATTCGCGAGGCCGAGGTTCCCGTTGCGGGCGCTCTTTCGCCGCATCGAACCCAGGAACTATACGAGACGGTGGTCAACGCTGGGGTAGATCTTTTTGTTATCCGAGGAAACACCGTTTCCGCCGAGCACGTTTCTAACGACACAAAGCCTCCGCTTAATCTCAAAAAATTCATCTATGAGCTCGACGTTCCCGTGATCGTCGGTGGGGCTGCGACCTACACCTCTGCGCTACACCTGATGCGCACCGGTGCGGCGGGCGTGCTGGTTGGATTTGGCGGTGGTGCAAGCTCTACGACCCGCGCTACCCTTGGTATTCACGCTCCGATGGCCACCGCTATTGCCGATGTTGCCGGTGCTCGTCGCGACTATATGGATGAGTCTGATGGCCGCTACGTGCACGTTATTGCCGACGGTGGGCTGGGTAGTTCGGGTGACATCGTGAAAGCAATTGCCTGTGGGGCGGACGCGGTAATGCTGGGAACCGTCCTTGCCCGAGCAGAAGAGGCGCCCGGGGGAGGCTGGCACTGGGGGCAGGAGGCTTACCACGACGACCTTCCCCGAGGAAATCGGGTTCATGTGGGTACGGTAGCCCCCCTGGCGGAGTTGCTTGACGGCCCCGCAAATGTGGCGGACGGCTCGGCCAATCTGCACGGTGCCCTGCGTCGTTCGATGGCTACCACCGGTTATAGCGACCTCAAGGAGTTTCAGCGGGTTAACCTGGTGGTTCGCCCGCGTTCGTCACCATAA
- a CDS encoding TrkA C-terminal domain-containing protein gives MADVQRVKLPGVGILHTFITGDGGKVGVITHRSGHSDLITFSDEDDDADATKVSLRLNEDEAHTLAELLGGTRITESLSVLEQMPGLSIDWFTVDYEDHIAGKPLGNPAEHGTVGLTVVAVVRGDSANPAPSPEFKVFPGDTLVVAGSPEKVAKAFHFFRTGELAAKSTTGSAGVPPG, from the coding sequence ATGGCTGATGTGCAACGGGTAAAGCTCCCGGGTGTAGGAATCCTCCACACATTTATTACGGGTGACGGCGGAAAAGTGGGTGTGATCACTCACCGATCGGGTCATAGCGACCTGATCACCTTTTCCGATGAGGATGACGACGCAGACGCCACCAAGGTGTCTCTCCGTTTAAACGAGGACGAGGCACACACCCTGGCCGAATTGCTCGGTGGCACTCGAATCACCGAGTCTCTCTCCGTGCTGGAGCAGATGCCGGGTTTAAGTATTGACTGGTTTACCGTGGACTATGAGGATCACATCGCGGGCAAGCCCCTGGGGAACCCCGCGGAACACGGAACGGTGGGACTCACTGTGGTGGCCGTTGTGCGTGGTGACTCGGCCAATCCCGCGCCGAGTCCCGAGTTTAAGGTTTTCCCGGGAGATACTCTGGTCGTGGCGGGTAGCCCGGAGAAGGTTGCAAAGGCTTTTCACTTTTTCCGCACCGGTGAGCTAGCCGCTAAATCGACGACGGGGTCTGCCGGTGTTCCGCCAGGCTGA